In Manis pentadactyla isolate mManPen7 chromosome 11, mManPen7.hap1, whole genome shotgun sequence, one DNA window encodes the following:
- the NDUFB1 gene encoding NADH dehydrogenase [ubiquinone] 1 beta subcomplex subunit 1, translating to MNLIQIVRDHWVHIFVPMGFVVGCYLDRKNDEKLTAFRNKSVLFKRELRPNEEVTWK from the exons ATGAACTTAATTCAGATTGTGCGTGACCACTGGGTACATATATTTGTTCCTATGGGATTTGTTGTTGGATGTTATCTAGACAGAAAGAATGATGAAAAGCTAACTGCCTTCCGAAACAAGAGTGTATTATTTAAAAG GGAATTGAGACCCAATGAAGAAGTCACCTGGAAGTAA